From one Lotus japonicus ecotype B-129 chromosome 3, LjGifu_v1.2 genomic stretch:
- the LOC130749675 gene encoding uncharacterized protein LOC130749675: MSSKQEQGTTANSKRHTTTGTELEEGKLPLRRDERFSVLLSEDVQRSCKASGRKIPYYIFLGSLLVSDQGSPQFRRGVPKPMVGEIAMHSKAGLNKLLVIRLEKDLLDIHVSCCKGSFSEG, translated from the exons ATGTCTTCAAAGCAAGAACAAGGCACCACAGCTAACTCCAAACGACACACTACCACTGGCACGGAGCTGGAAGAGGGGAAACTCCCTCTAAGGCGGGATGAAAGGTTCTCTGTTCTCCTGTCTGAGGATGTTCAACGATCCTGTAAGGCCTCTGGTAGAAAAATTCCTTACTATATATTCCTGGGAAGCTTGCTTGTCTCTGACCAGGGCTCTCCTCAATTCAGAAGGGGGGTTCCAAAACCAATGGTGGGGGAGATTGCCATGCATAGCAAG GCAGGCCTCAATAAGCTGCTGGTTATCAGACTCGAAAAGGACCTTCTCGATATTCATGTTAGCTGCTGTAAGGGTAGCTTCTCTGAGGGCTAA
- the LOC130749704 gene encoding uncharacterized protein LOC130749704: MAADVVSPYPFTVQDAQTVSHAFYIHPNESPSTVLVSPPLSEGNYHNWARAMRMSLMTKNKLGFIDGSIVEPPLNHPIYPFWQRGNMMVLSWIIKSISPEIAQSVLWRDKATDVWNELRERFSQADLFRISEIQEEIFGLRQGDSSISKFYTSMKTLWDELDILNPLPVCTCNPSCSCGALRKIGEERNKNQVVRFLRGLNDQYSGVRSQLMLLDSLPNVNRVFAMIAQQERQFVTENVAGANAMMASKETTMSKPNSSSTSGSAGNSGRYNSKKCTHCGKMGHTIEECYRKHGFPPGYKSRKYPPKSANCVHVNENDPAADPQDQPCKFGFTQDQYNTLLALLPSQDSQTASVNACSKIAITTKNGFQCLEDDWHS; this comes from the exons ATGGCCGCCGATGTAGTTTCTCCATATCCTTTCACCGTGCAGGATGCTCAAACCGTGTCACATGCGTTCTACATTCATCCGAATGAGAGCCCGTCGACGGTTCTTGTATCGCCACCGCTATCGGAAGGAAATTACCACAACTGGGCGCGCGCTATGAGGATGAGCCTCATGACGAAGAACAAGCTAGGGTTCATTGATGGTTCGATCGTGGAGCCTCCTCTGAATCACCCAATTTATCCATTCTGGCAACGAGGTAACATGATGGTCTTATCTTGGATCATCAAATCCATTTCCCCTGAAATTGCACAATCTGTTCTCTGGCGTGACAAAGCTACCGATGTATGGAATGAATTGCGCGAGAGGTTTTCTCAAGCAGATTTGTTTCGAATTTCTGAGATCCAAGAAGAAATATTTGGATTACGTCAAGGGGATAGCTCAATTTCAAAATTCTACACCTCGATGAAGACACTCTGGGATGAATTGGACATCCTCAATCCTCTTCCGGTATGTACTTGCAATCCATCATGTTCTTGTGGAGCTCTTAGGAAGATTGGTGAAGAGCGCAATAAAAATCAGGTTGTTCGATTCTTGCGTGGTCTAAATGATCAATATTCTGGTGTTCGTTCTCAGTTGATGCTTCTTGATTCCCTTCCGAATGTCAATCGCGTTTTTGCCATGATAGCTCAGCAGGAAAGGCAATTTGTTACAGAGAATGTTGCAGGTGCTAATGCCATGATGGCTTCTAAGGAAACTACCATGAGCAAGCCTAATTCTTCTAGTACTTCTGGATCTGCTGGCAATTCTGGAAGGTACAACTCTAAGAAGTGTACACATTGTGGGAAGATGGGTCATACCATTGAGGAATGCTACAGAAAGCATGGGTTTCCTCCAGGGTACAAGTCCAGGAAGTATCCTCCTAAATCTGCTAATTGTGTCCATGTCAATGAGAACGATCCAGCTGCAGATCCTCAAGATCAACCTTGCAAATTTGGGTTCACACAAGATCAGTACAACACTTTGCTAGCTCTCTTGCCTTCTCAGGATTCCCAAACAGCCAGTGTGAATGCTTGTTCCAAGATTGCCATCACCACCAAGAATG GATTCCAATGCTTGGAAGATGATTGGCACAGCTAA